Proteins encoded in a region of the Candidatus Methylomirabilis sp. genome:
- a CDS encoding choice-of-anchor Q domain-containing protein — MRGGDTLIIGAGSYAVGIGAPGAEGCDPGDSPHCLLPRVPSGPDLSRPTRLLGAGWDGGCPSPPELWGRERLAYVINLEGSSNVELACLDITDHSSCIEDHNQERLPCVGCNVACNRTVSPYGDWAEIGLYAADSANVHLADLNIHGLAVDGVLAGRLSNWTVERVRIIGNGAAGWNGDLTGDGSNTSNSGDIVFRKLEVGWNGCSETYPSRSIAVNTCWAQMAGGYGDGFGIGFSQGRWVFEDADFHHNTSDGLDLLYLQGQSSVELRRVRTEANAGNQLKMAGSARVENAVVVGSCGYFQRAGSPLMVEGDHCRAAGNAVAFELNPGSQVTLMNSTVTGEGNVLIEESCHGPWPGAPTPQPDCLGTERVTVRNTILLGQPQWGDPTTPVVYHYWELAPGEVPPTLVRPDPLDVASNLDFGVRDGECPGIGDICGRDPLLANATLASFDGRLKQGSPAIDAGTNTGCPVTDQRGVVRPQGAACDIGAYEFGPAVAAVVLNGSAFRTGQAIAYQATLIPGITPAQVDIYLGAILPDGGTFLSLVQVSPGVISIALGPAPVPFLANVPLTQTVVPFSYAFTGGEPVGTYFTYAGLTIAGSNPFESANQLNLGIQPFERTP, encoded by the coding sequence CCGGCGCCGAGGGCTGCGACCCCGGCGACTCTCCCCACTGTCTGCTGCCCCGGGTGCCGTCAGGTCCGGACCTGAGTCGGCCCACGCGCCTCCTCGGCGCCGGCTGGGACGGCGGCTGTCCGAGCCCGCCCGAGCTGTGGGGCCGCGAGCGCCTCGCCTACGTGATCAACCTCGAAGGCTCGTCCAACGTGGAGCTGGCCTGCCTCGACATCACCGACCACTCCTCCTGCATTGAGGACCACAACCAGGAGCGCCTTCCGTGCGTGGGCTGCAACGTGGCTTGCAACAGGACCGTATCCCCCTACGGCGACTGGGCCGAGATAGGTCTCTATGCCGCCGACTCGGCCAACGTCCACCTGGCCGACCTCAACATCCACGGGCTTGCGGTCGATGGTGTCCTCGCCGGCCGGCTCAGCAATTGGACGGTCGAGCGGGTGCGCATCATCGGCAACGGTGCTGCCGGCTGGAACGGCGACCTCACCGGCGACGGCAGCAACACCTCCAACAGCGGTGACATCGTCTTTAGGAAGCTCGAGGTCGGCTGGAACGGCTGCTCCGAGACCTACCCGTCTCGGAGCATCGCGGTCAACACCTGCTGGGCGCAGATGGCGGGCGGCTACGGCGACGGCTTCGGCATCGGCTTCAGCCAGGGTCGCTGGGTGTTTGAGGACGCTGACTTCCACCACAACACCTCCGACGGCCTCGACCTCCTCTACCTCCAGGGGCAGTCGAGCGTCGAGCTCCGCCGCGTCCGCACCGAGGCCAACGCCGGCAACCAGCTCAAGATGGCGGGCTCGGCCCGAGTCGAGAACGCTGTGGTCGTCGGGAGCTGTGGGTACTTCCAGCGTGCCGGGTCACCGCTCATGGTCGAGGGCGATCACTGCCGCGCCGCCGGAAACGCCGTGGCCTTCGAGCTGAACCCGGGCAGCCAGGTGACGCTCATGAACAGCACGGTGACTGGCGAGGGCAATGTCCTCATCGAGGAGAGCTGCCACGGCCCATGGCCGGGCGCGCCTACTCCGCAACCGGATTGCCTCGGCACCGAGCGCGTGACCGTGCGCAACACGATCCTCCTGGGCCAACCCCAGTGGGGCGATCCGACGACGCCCGTCGTCTACCACTACTGGGAGCTGGCGCCGGGCGAGGTGCCCCCCACCCTGGTCCGGCCAGACCCGCTCGATGTCGCCTCGAACCTCGACTTCGGGGTTCGCGACGGCGAGTGCCCGGGCATCGGCGACATCTGCGGCCGGGATCCGCTGCTCGCCAACGCCACCCTCGCGTCCTTCGACGGCCGCCTCAAGCAGGGGAGCCCCGCGATCGACGCCGGTACTAACACGGGGTGCCCGGTCACCGACCAGCGCGGTGTGGTCCGCCCGCAGGGCGCGGCCTGCGACATCGGGGCGTATGAGTTTGGGCCTGCTGTCGCGGCAGTCGTGCTCAATGGGTCAGCGTTCCGCACGGGCCAGGCGATCGCCTATCAGGCCACACTCATTCCAGGCATCACACCGGCCCAGGTGGACATCTACCTTGGCGCCATCCTGCCCGATGGGGGTACGTTCCTGTCGCTCGTCCAGGTGTCTCCTGGGGTCATCTCCATCGCCCTCGGTCCCGCCCCCGTTCCCTTCTTGGCGAACGTGCCGCTCACGCAGACCGTTGTACCATTCTCGTATGCATTCACCGGCGGTGAGCCAGTCGGCACCTACTTTACCTATGCGGGCTTAACGATTGCCGGGAGCAATCCCTTCGAATCCGCGAATCAACTCAATCTCGGGATCCAACCTTTCGAGCGTACCCCATAG
- a CDS encoding ribbon-helix-helix domain-containing protein has protein sequence MPVSISLRLPEATAKALDELASATERSRTYLIRKALEAYMAEYADYQVALDRLRDKDDPVISSTELRKRLGRKH, from the coding sequence ATGCCGGTGTCTATCTCACTACGACTGCCTGAAGCCACGGCGAAGGCGCTCGACGAGCTGGCAAGCGCCACTGAGCGGTCAAGGACCTATCTGATTCGGAAGGCGCTGGAAGCCTATATGGCGGAGTACGCTGACTACCAGGTAGCGTTGGACCGATTGCGGGACAAGGACGATCCTGTCATCTCCTCGACTGAGCTACGGAAGCGCCTTGGCCGCAAGCATTGA
- a CDS encoding type II toxin-antitoxin system RelE/ParE family toxin gives MAASIEYKASVARDLRKLGHAAAVRVLLKVERMLASEGHQGEALSGAFAGLYKLRVGDYRVIYARTEEGFLVLRIGHREDVYKKGRPEVN, from the coding sequence TTGGCCGCAAGCATTGAGTACAAGGCCTCCGTCGCGCGGGATCTGCGGAAGCTCGGTCACGCTGCAGCGGTGCGGGTTCTGCTGAAAGTCGAGCGGATGCTGGCCTCAGAGGGGCACCAGGGGGAAGCTCTCTCCGGAGCATTCGCAGGATTGTACAAACTTCGCGTAGGGGACTATCGCGTCATCTACGCTAGAACGGAGGAAGGATTCCTCGTGCTCCGGATTGGTCACCGCGAAGACGTGTACAAAAAAGGGCGACCTGAGGTCAACTAA
- a CDS encoding adenylate/guanylate cyclase domain-containing protein, producing MHAPDRKRLRRIFRWGLAVGSVVVVVALLGTFDGPELKALDARFLLRGPQQPASPIVIVAIDDNSFQELYERGAQWPWPRSWHAELIDRLSRGRPRLIGFDILFTEPSRFGPQDDRAFADAIRRAGNVVLAAHLSWGQIAAEGTEGGSVVGAKESLDLPLPLLRDQAAGYGFVNMSPDTDAFIRRAQITRSHQGRPEPSFVTRLFELASGVQGKAQTDEPVLINFRGPVGTFPTIPYYQVLLGEVGPETFAGKIILVGSAAPSLQDLFPTPFAAQQRMLGVEIQANLLETLLQKIALIHPPLLFHLFVVMVWALVAACIGFLFRPLKGFGLVAGLSLVYGLAAVAAFVWFRVWLDIVAPSTALFTTYGAVVLRNYIQEEGEKRRLSRYFSPAVLDEIVRHPEKMSLGSARRRATILFSDIRGFTSISEQLPPEEVVELLREYLTAMTEIVFKHGGVVDKFIGDAIMALYGVPLSYEDHAARAVRTALEMQAQTAALATRWADRCGAPLRIGVGIHTGEVVVGTMGSAQRLEYTAIGDTVNLTSRLEGMTKDLNASIVISQDTKTEIEGLFDVRRLGQVKVRGRETPVEVYTVVTEANAD from the coding sequence ATGCACGCGCCGGATCGTAAACGGCTTCGCCGGATTTTCCGCTGGGGGCTGGCCGTTGGGTCCGTGGTGGTCGTCGTCGCTCTCCTCGGCACCTTCGACGGCCCGGAACTCAAAGCGCTTGATGCCCGCTTCCTCCTCAGGGGTCCCCAACAGCCCGCCTCCCCCATCGTCATTGTGGCGATCGACGACAACTCCTTCCAGGAGCTGTATGAGCGAGGGGCTCAGTGGCCCTGGCCCCGGTCGTGGCACGCGGAATTGATTGATCGGCTCAGCAGGGGGCGTCCGCGCCTCATCGGTTTCGACATCCTCTTTACCGAGCCGAGCCGGTTCGGCCCCCAGGACGATCGGGCGTTCGCAGACGCCATCCGACGGGCCGGAAACGTGGTTCTGGCGGCCCACCTTAGTTGGGGGCAGATCGCCGCGGAGGGGACGGAAGGCGGATCCGTCGTGGGCGCCAAGGAGAGTTTGGACCTCCCCCTTCCCCTCTTGAGAGACCAGGCGGCGGGATACGGCTTTGTGAATATGTCGCCTGATACTGATGCCTTCATCCGGCGGGCCCAGATCACCCGCAGCCACCAGGGAAGGCCGGAGCCAAGCTTCGTCACACGCCTCTTCGAGCTGGCCTCTGGCGTTCAGGGGAAGGCCCAGACGGACGAACCCGTCCTGATCAATTTCCGCGGGCCTGTCGGCACCTTTCCCACCATCCCGTACTATCAGGTCCTGCTGGGGGAGGTGGGGCCGGAGACGTTCGCGGGAAAGATTATATTGGTCGGATCGGCAGCCCCCAGCTTGCAGGACCTCTTCCCGACCCCCTTTGCCGCCCAGCAGAGGATGTTGGGGGTGGAGATCCAGGCGAACCTTCTCGAAACCCTCCTTCAGAAGATCGCGCTAATCCACCCACCGTTGCTCTTCCATCTCTTCGTGGTGATGGTCTGGGCCCTGGTCGCCGCGTGCATCGGCTTTCTTTTCCGACCCCTGAAGGGGTTCGGCCTCGTGGCCGGCTTGAGCCTGGTGTACGGCCTCGCCGCCGTGGCGGCGTTCGTCTGGTTCCGGGTGTGGCTCGACATCGTTGCGCCGTCCACGGCCCTCTTCACCACCTATGGCGCCGTCGTCCTCCGCAACTACATCCAGGAGGAAGGGGAGAAGCGGCGGCTCTCCCGCTACTTCTCGCCGGCCGTCCTGGATGAGATCGTGCGCCACCCGGAAAAGATGAGTTTAGGTAGCGCCAGAAGGCGGGCGACGATCCTCTTCTCCGACATCCGCGGGTTTACGTCCATCTCGGAACAGCTCCCGCCGGAGGAGGTGGTGGAGCTTCTGCGGGAATATCTCACCGCCATGACCGAGATCGTCTTCAAGCACGGCGGCGTAGTGGACAAATTCATCGGCGACGCGATCATGGCGTTATACGGGGTGCCGCTTTCGTACGAAGATCATGCCGCCCGTGCGGTCAGAACCGCGTTGGAGATGCAAGCCCAAACGGCGGCCCTGGCGACCCGATGGGCCGACAGGTGCGGGGCGCCGCTCCGAATCGGGGTGGGGATCCATACTGGGGAGGTTGTCGTCGGAACCATGGGCTCGGCCCAGCGGCTGGAGTATACCGCCATCGGGGACACGGTGAATCTGACCTCTCGGCTGGAGGGGATGACAAAGGACCTGAACGCCTCGATTGTGATCAGTCAGGATACCAAGACGGAGATCGAGGGACTCTTTGATGTCCGGCGACTAGGCCAGGTCAAGGTGAGAGGTCGGGAGACGCCGGTGGAGGTCTATACCGTGGTGACTGAGGCGAACGCGGATTAA
- a CDS encoding tetratricopeptide repeat protein, translating to MRRWGTVFVLFAILLSRMVSDAWAEEPAEAIVYTDRAIIAYEERRYADALEELWEALRLDPDNVEALYYQGLVSIALDRSDDAQDALEKARALDPTDVDVAFQLGVFLFNQQQYEKADPLFREVLRAQPQYPNLGYYLGVIEYRQQHYQEALGFLRANVPSDATFNQLARFYIGLAMSASGSLAEARAEVEEIIRIQPLSPLVTSAQRFRELLEPTYKGARRFEGELRLGYFYDDNVAVVPSASADIVAQDLRARKHRSDGELGSLRLAYTWLQTADWEATASYTFSQTWNNHLSNFNIQSHTGSIGGTYRNTVNRMPFFAGIEVADAFVSLDNPTHKFVNVVSAQPFFSLAENFSHLTSLFVRFQHKDFDDQGIPPEEVRDARNYMAGFTHTIRFAEDRHFIRLGYQFDVDDAEGRNWSYQGHRALVGAQYTISEWGVRLRYDFDLHWRFYWHPNSLLPVDRPNTVRRRDFEPRHLVSVAKDLPYNMVVLVDFLLDDNNSRLDAFNYDRQVVSVSLAWRF from the coding sequence TTGAGACGTTGGGGTACAGTGTTCGTGCTGTTCGCTATCCTCCTGAGTCGGATGGTTTCCGACGCATGGGCGGAAGAGCCGGCCGAGGCGATCGTCTATACCGATCGAGCCATCATTGCCTATGAGGAGCGACGGTACGCCGACGCGTTGGAGGAGTTGTGGGAAGCCCTTCGCCTCGATCCGGACAATGTCGAGGCGCTGTACTACCAGGGTCTCGTGTCCATCGCCTTGGATCGATCGGATGATGCCCAGGATGCGTTGGAGAAGGCTCGCGCGCTTGATCCCACCGATGTTGATGTGGCCTTCCAGCTCGGCGTCTTCCTTTTTAATCAGCAACAATATGAGAAGGCAGACCCCTTGTTCAGGGAGGTGTTGCGCGCGCAACCCCAATATCCGAACCTGGGGTATTATCTCGGGGTGATCGAGTACCGACAGCAGCATTACCAAGAAGCGCTCGGATTCCTTCGTGCGAACGTTCCCAGTGATGCGACCTTTAACCAGCTCGCCCGGTTCTACATTGGCCTGGCCATGAGCGCATCAGGATCGCTCGCAGAGGCCAGAGCTGAGGTCGAAGAGATCATCCGTATTCAGCCGCTCTCCCCGCTGGTGACGTCCGCCCAACGGTTCCGAGAATTGCTTGAGCCGACTTACAAGGGGGCGCGGCGGTTCGAAGGCGAACTGCGGCTCGGGTATTTCTATGATGATAACGTCGCGGTTGTTCCCAGTGCCAGCGCCGACATCGTAGCCCAGGACCTGCGTGCGCGGAAGCATCGAAGCGATGGAGAGCTCGGAAGCCTCCGTCTTGCCTACACGTGGCTGCAGACCGCTGATTGGGAGGCCACGGCCTCGTACACGTTCTCGCAGACCTGGAACAACCACCTGTCGAACTTTAACATCCAGAGCCATACCGGATCGATCGGGGGGACCTACAGGAATACCGTGAACCGGATGCCTTTTTTTGCGGGGATCGAGGTTGCTGATGCCTTTGTCTCCCTGGACAATCCGACACATAAGTTTGTCAACGTGGTGAGCGCCCAACCGTTCTTCTCGTTGGCCGAAAATTTCTCGCATCTGACCTCGCTCTTCGTCCGCTTTCAGCATAAAGACTTTGACGATCAAGGCATTCCCCCGGAAGAGGTGCGGGATGCGAGGAATTATATGGCCGGCTTCACCCACACCATTCGATTTGCGGAGGATCGGCATTTTATCAGGCTGGGATATCAGTTCGACGTGGATGATGCGGAGGGGAGAAACTGGAGCTATCAGGGTCACCGCGCGCTGGTGGGCGCCCAGTATACTATTTCAGAGTGGGGGGTCCGCTTGCGGTACGACTTCGATCTCCATTGGCGGTTCTATTGGCATCCGAACAGCCTACTCCCGGTGGATCGGCCGAATACCGTCCGCCGCCGCGACTTTGAACCGCGCCACCTGGTCAGCGTTGCGAAAGACCTTCCCTACAACATGGTGGTGTTGGTTGATTTTCTGCTCGACGATAACAATTCGAGACTCGACGCGTTCAATTACGATCGACAGGTCGTCTCTGTCAGCCTCGCCTGGCGGTTTTAA